From the Meiothermus sp. Pnk-1 genome, one window contains:
- a CDS encoding shikimate dehydrogenase: MNVSIRLGLIGFPLSHSLSPAMHQAALRGLGLPGTYELLETPLERLSERLVQVRREFRGVNVTVPHKEHVIPHLDGLSPEARAIGAVNTVVNESGRLIGHNTDAAGFLRGLEEAGVEYRGKRVLILGAGGAARGIAFALKPHAAEIWIRNRTPARAMELAEEFGVMFVPEFSLEGAVRECDLLVNTTSVGLKDPQTSPLPEGLLPESGVVVDIVYNPPVTKLLRDAQAKGLRTLGGLPMLVWQGALAFELWTGHEPNVSEMYRAVQGGLEAR, from the coding sequence ATGAACGTGAGCATCCGCCTTGGCCTGATCGGTTTCCCCCTTTCTCATTCGCTGTCTCCGGCGATGCACCAGGCTGCTTTGCGTGGGCTGGGCCTACCGGGAACCTACGAGCTACTCGAGACCCCCCTTGAACGGCTCTCTGAGCGGCTCGTTCAGGTGCGTCGGGAGTTTCGCGGGGTTAATGTGACGGTTCCTCACAAGGAACATGTCATTCCCCACCTGGATGGCCTCTCGCCGGAGGCAAGGGCAATCGGCGCGGTCAATACTGTGGTCAACGAATCTGGCCGGTTGATCGGCCACAACACCGATGCTGCGGGATTCTTGCGGGGCCTCGAGGAGGCTGGGGTCGAGTACCGAGGGAAGCGGGTGTTGATCCTAGGGGCCGGTGGGGCAGCCCGGGGGATCGCCTTTGCGCTCAAACCCCACGCGGCGGAGATCTGGATTCGCAACCGCACCCCCGCCCGGGCCATGGAACTCGCCGAGGAGTTCGGGGTGATGTTCGTGCCGGAGTTCTCGCTCGAAGGGGCGGTGCGGGAGTGCGACCTGCTCGTCAACACCACCAGCGTGGGGCTAAAAGACCCGCAGACTTCGCCCCTACCCGAGGGGTTGCTGCCTGAGTCTGGAGTCGTGGTGGACATCGTCTATAATCCTCCGGTCACTAAACTGTTGCGAGATGCCCAGGCCAAGGGCCTGCGGACCTTGGGCGGCCTGCCCATGTTGGTCTGGCAGGGAGCTCTGGCCTTCGAACTCTGGACGGGGCACGAGCCGAATGTTTCCGAAATGTACCGGGCAGTTCAGGGAGGGTTGGAGGCGAGATGA
- a CDS encoding YigZ family protein: MRITLAEPCTFAQHIQRSRFIVKAAPVESPEEALGFLKAVAEPEATHNCWAYRIGLRYRFCDDGEPGGTAGQPILRAIDGQGLDGVMVVVTRYFGGVKLGAGGLVRAYGGVAAECLRQARKREVVPLVRLRLGVPFEMAGQVYGLLERWSLAPVLETYSEAGLEVEILVEEARLEEFRQAVVDGTRGRAAIRRLV; the protein is encoded by the coding sequence ATGAGGATCACCCTGGCCGAACCCTGTACTTTTGCCCAGCACATCCAGAGGAGCCGGTTCATCGTCAAGGCGGCACCGGTGGAAAGCCCGGAGGAGGCGCTCGGGTTCTTGAAGGCCGTTGCGGAACCCGAGGCCACCCACAACTGCTGGGCCTACCGGATCGGGCTGCGCTACCGCTTCTGTGACGACGGCGAGCCGGGTGGGACTGCCGGCCAGCCCATCCTGCGGGCCATTGACGGGCAAGGATTAGACGGGGTGATGGTGGTGGTGACCCGCTACTTCGGCGGGGTCAAGCTGGGAGCGGGGGGGCTGGTGCGGGCTTATGGCGGGGTTGCGGCGGAATGCCTGCGCCAGGCCCGCAAACGCGAGGTCGTACCGCTGGTGCGGTTACGGCTTGGGGTCCCTTTTGAGATGGCGGGGCAGGTGTACGGGTTGCTCGAGCGTTGGAGTTTGGCCCCAGTCTTGGAAACCTACAGCGAGGCCGGGCTAGAGGTCGAGATCCTCGTTGAGGAGGCTAGGCTCGAAGAGTTCCGCCAGGCTGTGGTAGACGGGACGAGGGGAAGGGCCGCCATCCGCCGGCTGGTTTAG